Proteins encoded within one genomic window of Nitrospirota bacterium:
- a CDS encoding 3-oxoacyl-ACP reductase FabG, whose protein sequence is MDLTNKIALVTGGSRGIGRETSVLLAKAGAKVIINYNKSEGKAEEVKKAVADSGGEVDIFQADISAPDGVKGLFDFIRNNYGRLDILVNNAGVIQDNLLLAMELSEWDKVLDTNLRGPFLCTKYAAEMMMANHSGKIINISSIGALKGGRGQTNYASAKGGLISFTRACAVELGGKGIQVNAVLPGMIVTDMSTRVRKRAGEKILEQIPLNRFGEPGDVANLIVFLASDKADYITGQAIPVDGGMSVS, encoded by the coding sequence ATTGACTTAACAAACAAAATCGCACTCGTTACCGGCGGCTCAAGGGGTATCGGACGGGAGACTTCCGTCCTGCTTGCAAAGGCAGGCGCGAAGGTAATTATAAACTACAACAAATCAGAGGGGAAGGCAGAGGAAGTGAAAAAAGCTGTCGCTGATTCAGGCGGTGAGGTGGATATTTTTCAGGCTGATATATCCGCCCCCGATGGGGTCAAGGGGCTTTTTGATTTTATAAGAAATAATTACGGCCGACTCGACATACTGGTAAATAACGCAGGCGTCATTCAAGACAATTTACTTCTGGCAATGGAGCTCTCCGAGTGGGACAAGGTGCTTGACACAAACCTGAGGGGCCCGTTCCTCTGCACCAAATACGCCGCGGAAATGATGATGGCGAACCATTCGGGAAAGATCATCAATATCTCATCCATCGGCGCGCTGAAAGGTGGCCGGGGGCAGACAAACTATGCCTCTGCAAAGGGCGGGCTGATCTCATTCACCCGCGCGTGCGCTGTCGAGCTGGGGGGGAAAGGGATCCAGGTCAATGCGGTTTTACCGGGGATGATTGTCACCGACATGAGCACGAGAGTGAGGAAAAGGGCCGGAGAAAAAATCCTCGAACAAATCCCTCTCAACAGATTCGGCGAACCGGGAGATGTGGCAAACCTCATCGTGTTCCTGGCCTCCGACAAAGCCGATTATATCACCGGTCAGGCAATCCCCGTAGACGGGGGCATGAGCGTTTCATAA
- the acpS gene encoding holo-ACP synthase yields MKIYQGIDIVGISKFRNIVLKNKNFMSDIFTEREREYCLSRKDPHIHFAGRFAVKEACLKALGIGMSGAGVDHYFQEIETVPGPSGKPVLSFTGWVKKMSRKRKINQLTVSISHSADYAVASVILVNS; encoded by the coding sequence ATGAAAATATATCAGGGGATAGATATTGTGGGGATCTCAAAATTCAGGAATATCGTCCTTAAGAATAAAAATTTCATGTCGGATATTTTCACCGAGAGGGAAAGGGAATATTGTCTTTCACGGAAAGACCCGCATATACATTTTGCCGGACGCTTCGCGGTAAAAGAGGCGTGCCTGAAGGCCCTCGGCATCGGCATGTCCGGCGCAGGAGTTGACCATTACTTCCAGGAAATCGAAACCGTCCCCGGCCCTTCGGGAAAGCCTGTGCTTTCATTCACCGGCTGGGTAAAGAAGATGAGCAGAAAGCGAAAGATCAACCAGCTTACCGTTTCCATTTCACATTCGGCAGATTACGCGGTGGCAAGTGTAATACTGGTTAACAGTTAG